From Topomyia yanbarensis strain Yona2022 chromosome 1, ASM3024719v1, whole genome shotgun sequence, one genomic window encodes:
- the LOC131676646 gene encoding M-phase inducer phosphatase-like isoform X2 — MMLENIDLDLSDCTSRISTTFSINSTGRSPASRLAEQRQRSIQRRQHIAPLRMDVKFLASPGKENLPTEEELSFYHGNSPQASPRPCSPCDCPEEGELLASEITPNKQTIMGAFTTIGSANRQRRPLEDYDPNSMDSGYGASVSSNGSKSQSMFRFIQPSAPRQNSTSTSPAASMRILSSMSSGSMESMDDIDMELFDMDTLEDDDAQLPSNLNSLICGDIKATKTTPENKRPFFRRCLSDNPTVRRVKSNLLFESPVAASHSPVAVVIKTPERFPIALDQENLSPSPFLFRSDAARCFKRPEPPGVSPIQSKRHKTEVLTPISSLRSAENTTTDNNAATQTLLPPKRPILQKSISMNDAQIMSALSRSSSEPDLIGDFSKSYILPIAEGRHRDLKSISPDTMAALLRGSFLEQVASFNVIDCRYPYEFEGGHIRGAKNLYTQDQILEELIKIKTEPPKVEADGPKRNIIVFHCEFSSERGPKLSRFLRNHDRILNSDSYPALHYPEIYLLHGGYKDFFAIYPDLCDPIAYRQMLDPEFGDAYRHFRAKSKSWNSGDSVRGSAMAGSSSATGAIRGSGSNRLVKSRSRLVL; from the exons TCGCATTTCGACCACCTTCTCGATCAACTCAACCGGTCGATCACCGGCCAGTCGCCTGGCGGAACAACGACAACGTAGTATCCAACGCCGGCAGCATATTGCACCACTAAGAATGGACGTAAAATTCCTGGCATCTCCCGGCAAGGAAAATCTTCCGACCGAAGAGGAACTCTCGTTCTATCATGGAAACAGTCCACAGGCCAGTCCACGACCCTGCAGTCCCTGTGATTGCCCCGAAGAGGGTGAACTGCTCGCATCGGAAATCACCCCCAACAAACAAACCATCATGGGTGCATTTACCACCATCGGAAGTGCCAATCGGCAAAGGCGACCACTCGAGGACTACGATCCCAACTCGATGGACTCCGGCTATGGTGCAAGTGTATCCAGCAATGGCTCCAAGAGTCAATCGATGTTTCGCTTCATTCAACCATCTGCCCCACGACAAAACTCGACGTCCACCTCGCCAGCTGCTTCCATGCGCATCCTCAGCAGTATGTCTTCCGGGTCGATGGAATCGATGGACGACATCGATATGGAACTGTTCGATATGGACACCCTCGAAGATGATGACGCCCAATTGCCAAGCAATCTCAACTCACTGATCTGCGGCGACATCAAGGCTACTAAAACCACCCCGGAAAACAAACGGCCCTTTTTCCGACGTTGCCTTTCGGATAACCCAACCGTAAGAAGAGTCAAGAGTAACCTCCTTTTTGAGTCACCCGTTGCTGCCAGTCATTCACCTGTGGCGGTGGTAATTAAAACCCCGGAACGATTCCCGATTGCACTGGACCAGGAAAATCTGAGCCCGAGCCCATTTCTCTTTCGATCGGATGCCGCCCGTTGCTTCAAACGGCCCGAACCACCCGGTGTCAGTCCAATCCAGAGCAAACGCCACAAAACGGAAGTTCTAACCCCCATCAGTTCGTTACGCTCCGCCGAAAATACCACCACCGATAACAATGCCGCCACCCAAACGTTACTGCCACCGAAGCGGCCAATCCTGCAAAAATCAATATCCATGAACGATGCCCAAATCATGAGCGCCCTGTCACGATCCTCCTCCGAACCGGACCTAATCGGAGACTTCAGCAAATCGTACATCCTCCCAATCGCCGAAGGCCGCCATCGCGACCTAAAATCCATCTCCCCGGACACGATGGCAGCTCTGCTGCGTGGTTCCTTCCTGGAGCAAGTCGCTTCCTTCAATGTCATCGATTGCCGCTATCCGTACGAGTTCGAAGGAGGACACATCCGTGGCGCAAAGAACCTCTACACCCAGGATCAGATCCTGGAAGAGCTGATCAAAATCAAGACTGAGCCCCCGAAGGTCGAAGCTGACGGACCCAAGCGAAACATTATCGTATTCCACTGCGAGTTCTCCTCCGAACGAGGCCCTAAACT GTCCCGCTTCCTGCGCAATCACGATCGCATTCTCAACTCGGACAGCTACCCCGCATTACACTACCCGGAGATCTATCTGCTACATGGCGGCTACAAGGACTTCTTCGCCATCTATCCGGATCTGTGCGATCCAATCGCCTACCGGCAAATGTTGGACCCGGAGTTCGGTGATGCGTACCGTCATTTCCGTGCCAAAAGCAAGAGTTGGAATTCCGGTGATTCAGTGCGGGGATCGGCCATGGCTGGGTCTAGTTCCGCGACTGGAGCCATCCGTGGCAGTGGTAGCAATCGGCTGGTGAAGTCACGCTCCCGGTTAGTACTGTAG
- the LOC131676645 gene encoding uncharacterized protein LOC131676645, whose protein sequence is MPRNDSKTIDESRIQPGRLMILLREPTTLDEVILQIAKKYGNIKTLHRPGSNPQLVFVQYQDADCAMEAMEELRNYPVFRNVDLAVKSEKYQKDHDNNGGDYSKNHSGGKNKGNQRQNQRGHGNNFNNANGNNDQSMENDMSQNLNLFQPTIYLGCWFCTKMPCFECQCGAYYCDTNCQRSDWAKHKNICMPRLVPISYSNKRMLQEAAASMQNSSISGSNFSSSSQDMNHQQQQQQPQKKGGKDYNSENQQNQRRNAHNVPKNLIPDQVSKSIQKKEQPQNGLDSNKKQGSPKNATDSNKISPLENKLQRLKLARSTVKENVLQPGPFPRTGSRVKISASLESGVVYIYHDNSQPGDTSDYFQLANRVFKASQDAQPVHDIPKADDVIFAPFMGGYYRGKVLRVKGDQLEIQYPDFGNLATISWKQARQITDEDLKWAKYLTLPAMLEGVGTLTREQKKLLEEYEESVEFELVKVRDMQDSDMKEVVLKQPKETNTLNMRLIELKEKESRERKQREEKKKQERAEQERREKEDKQKKDLAAKIADPSNYQPVLFDESIETKQLQMDAKQKLLIIDASELLDTRIISVIAFGCIEQYGEVIQDCGLLGPLDPNPYKPTQEGEVCLVLHENDWTRALYDISEGNFMLLDVGILASVPMANVRRFPPGLSKVVYNNEVIVENLPVLNAMMIDGKPDSIHGKSIEAWVAASDEGVCVRIVP, encoded by the exons ATGCCTCGCAACGATTCCAAAACAATAGACGAATCCCGTATCCAGCCGGGCCGGCTCATGATTCTCCTGCGGGAGCCAACGACCCTCGACGAAGTGATACTGCAGATCGCCAAAAAGTATGGTAACATCAAGACTCTGCATCGCCCGGGAAGCAACCCGCAGTTGGTTTTCGTGCAGTACCAGGACGCCGA CTGCGCCATGGAGGCGATGGAAGAACTGCGTAATTATCCAGTTTTTCGGAATGTTGATCTGGCCGTTAAATCCGAGAAGTATCAGAAGGATCACGACAACAACGGTGGGGATTATTCCAAAAACCACAGCGGAGGA AAAAACAAAGGAAACCAACGACAGAATCAGAGAGGACACGGGAACAACTTCAACAATGCCAATGGTAACAACGATCAGTCGATGGAAAATGATATGTCGCAAAATTTG AATCTCTTCCAACCGACGATATATTTGGGCTGTTGGTTCTGTACTAAGATGCCGTGCTTCGAGTGCCAGTGTGGTGCTTACTACTGCGATACCAACTGTCAGCGATCGGATTGGGCCAAGCATAAGAACATTTGCATGCC CCGTTTGGTACCAATTTCGTACTCCAACAAGCGTATGCTCCAGGAAGCGGCTGCTTCCATGCAAAATTCGTCTATTTCCGGCTCGAATTTTTCCTCTTCGTCGCAGGACATGAATcaccaacagcagcaacaacagcccCAGAAAAAGGGAGGAAAGGATTACAATTCTGAAAATCAACAAAACCAGCGCCGCAACGCTCACAATGTTCCGAAAAATTTGATTCCGGATCAAGTTTCAAAATCGATTCAGAAGAAAGAGCAACCACAGAACGGGTTGGATAGTAACAAAAAACAGGGCTCACCGAAGAATGCCACCGACTCCAACAAAATAAGCCCGTTAGAAAATAAACTACAGCGCCTGAAGCTGGCCAGGTCGACTGTGAAAGAGAACGTCCTTCAGCCGGGTCCATTCCCACGCACTGGTAGTCGGGTCAAAATATCAGCATCTCTTGAATCGGGAGTTGTTTACATCTATCACGATAACAGTCAACCAGGCGATACGAGTGATTACTTCCAGCTGGCCAACCGAGTATTCAAGGCGTCCCAGGATGCTCAACCGGTGCATGACATTCCCAAAGCGGACGATGTGATTTTCGCCCCCTTCATGGGTGGATACTATCGTGGCAAAGTGTTGCGCGTAAAGGGCGACCAGCTGGAAATACAGTACCCCGATTTTGGAAACTTGGCAACGATTTCTTGGAAGCAGGCACGCCAAATTACCGATGAAGATCTAAAGTGGGCCAAATATCTTACCCTTCCAGCTATGTTGGAAGGCGTAGGAACGCTCACCAGAGAGCAGAAAAAGTTACTGGAGGAGTATGAGGAATCGGTCGAGTTTGAGCTGGTGAAGGTTCGCGACATGCAGGATTCCGACATGAAGGAAGTCGTGCTTAAGCAACCCAAGGAGACCAATACCCTGAACATGCGGTTGATAGAGCTGAAGGAGAAAGAATCTCGCGAGAGGAAGCAACGAGAGGAAAAAAAGAAACAGGAACGAGCGGAACAAGAACGTCGGGAGAAGGAAGACAAGCAGAAGAAGGATCTGGCTGCTAAGATTGCCGATCCGAGCAATTATCAGCCGGTTCTGTTTGAT GAATCGATAGAAACTAAACAGCTCCAAATGGACGCTAAACAAAAGCTTCTAATCATCGATGCCAGCGAGCTGTTGGATACCCGCATCATCTCGGTGATTGCCTTCGGATGCATCGAGCAGTACGGAGAGGTCATACAGGACTGCGGCTTGCTCGGTCCGCTAGATCCGAATCCCTACAAACCCACCCAGGAGGGTGAGGTGTGTTTGGTGCTGCACGAAAATGACTGGACACGGGCCCTGTACGATATCTCCGAGGGAAATTTTATGCTGCTGGACGTGGGCATCCTTGCCAGTGTACCGATGGCTAACGTCAGACGCTTCCCGCCTGGGCTGAGCAAGGTTGTCTACAACAATGAGGTGATCGTTGAGA ATTTGCCAGTGCTTAATGCGATGATGATCGACGGGAAGCCAGACAGTATTCATGGTAAGTCGATCGAGGCCTGGGTTGCTGCATCGGATGAAGGCGTCTGCGTTCGGATTGTTCCCTGA